In Cystobacter fuscus DSM 2262, one DNA window encodes the following:
- a CDS encoding serine/threonine-protein kinase: MTRTLLMENDKTVPSPPGLAPAVLPAGWTVADRFVIQDLAGSGGMGFVYRALDQVTGRQVALKLLLVGASADAAMRFHREAQLLAGLTHPAIVGHVAHGTLAEGPPYLAMEWLEGEELSHRLHRGPLSPTESVAMVRRATEGLAVAHRQGVVHRDIKPSNLFLRAGRPEDVVLLDFGLARYAAPSLDAVTVAGTVVGTPGYMAPEQASSQDEIPPAADIFSLGCVLYECLTGQPPFSAPHFAAVLAKILFADPVPLRRLRPDLPSGLRGLVDRMLAKDLARRPADADQLLRLLAEMDSVPRLLSSATLPGPSGMAGAEQKLFSVLLVSTQTPGPEGATQVLKPGAAPRDALRAALKNSGAQVELLADGSLVATVMPERGTATDQAAVAARSALSFKEHWPEASVVLVTGVGQLNERLPVGNAMDRAGELLRNVGPERGAGPVVMDEVTAGLLGPGFQLSRVEQGMFVLRGEQLGVDESRLLLGKPTPCVGRDQELSLLEMTFQSSAEESTAKAVLVTASAGTGKSRLRHEFLRRMERNTPRTLVLLGRGDPMSAGVASGLLGQVFRRLCGIVEGEPLRVQRERLRERISRYLPEDRAEGTVEFIGELCAVPMLDEDDVLMRAARNDPRLMSTQVERALVTFLEAECAQHPVLLVLEDLHWSDALTVRRVDALLRDLAEHPFGVLALARPEVKDLFPFPWTRRFQEVPLQGLSRKASGRLVREVLGARVEESVVRWAVEMADGNALFLEELIRVVSEGRGTEAPETVLAVLQARLMRMESGVRQVLLAASIFGRDFWTGGVSELLGDQAAKAMLEGHLRALVDQEVIEPRSDSSLPTETSYRFRHALLQEAAYGLLSDVYRPEGHRLAATWLERMGGVDPLVLATHHQRGGQPERAVHYYSLAAERLFALYDLPGTMRCVVEALACGVEGERSVHLRALQAVVAFWMDDLVRSLSLGSAVLDELEPGSRLWCWLVGGQIVGGAYLGMDAEKAARLNASLWNTTPLPDAVDAHHWALACLGLSLVYSGARWELEAWLERMRGMAKEGVAKAWTRYLDGFFHYLFEPRPWTAFVLAEEGTRLFRKLGMERDALIVQTCMSLAQGAAGDAPGALECMRELLATGRRLEEHLVVGSALAYRSVLLAGSADPEHRREAHVLAREGLDDGLALFRQGVSHAVLAKTWSDPETLAEAEAHARKACGLLTPFQADVVFARSVLSGVLLARGNVAEAREMAVLGVHELERNRAQGVYAVAMYLALAEACLREGDRARAESSLRQALECVRARAADIPEPAHRVRFLRQVPENARVVALARECWGDASVEGLS; encoded by the coding sequence TTGACCCGCACGCTCCTCATGGAAAACGACAAGACCGTTCCCTCACCTCCCGGGTTGGCACCCGCGGTCCTTCCCGCGGGTTGGACGGTGGCCGACCGCTTCGTCATCCAGGACCTCGCGGGCAGTGGTGGCATGGGGTTCGTCTACCGGGCGCTGGATCAAGTCACCGGCCGACAGGTGGCCCTCAAGTTGTTGCTGGTGGGCGCCTCGGCGGACGCGGCGATGCGCTTCCACCGCGAGGCCCAACTGCTCGCGGGCCTGACCCATCCCGCCATCGTCGGCCATGTGGCACATGGCACGCTCGCGGAAGGTCCACCCTACCTGGCGATGGAGTGGCTCGAGGGGGAGGAACTCTCGCACCGCCTGCATCGCGGGCCGTTGAGCCCCACGGAGAGCGTGGCGATGGTGCGCCGGGCCACCGAGGGCCTCGCCGTGGCCCACCGCCAGGGCGTGGTCCACCGCGACATCAAGCCCTCCAACCTCTTCCTGCGCGCGGGCCGCCCCGAGGACGTGGTGCTGCTGGACTTCGGGCTGGCCCGCTATGCCGCGCCCTCTCTGGATGCGGTCACCGTGGCCGGCACCGTGGTGGGCACTCCGGGCTACATGGCGCCCGAGCAGGCTTCGAGCCAGGACGAGATCCCCCCCGCGGCGGACATCTTCTCGCTCGGGTGCGTGCTCTACGAGTGCCTCACGGGCCAGCCGCCCTTCTCGGCCCCGCACTTCGCCGCCGTGCTGGCGAAGATCCTCTTCGCCGACCCCGTGCCCCTGCGCAGGCTGCGTCCGGACCTGCCCTCGGGACTGCGCGGACTGGTGGACCGGATGCTGGCCAAGGATCTCGCGCGCCGGCCAGCCGATGCCGACCAGCTCTTGCGCCTGCTGGCGGAGATGGATTCGGTGCCCCGCCTGCTGTCCTCCGCGACGCTCCCCGGTCCCTCCGGCATGGCGGGCGCCGAGCAGAAGCTCTTCAGCGTGCTGCTGGTGTCGACCCAGACGCCCGGCCCGGAGGGGGCGACCCAGGTGCTCAAGCCGGGCGCGGCTCCCCGGGATGCCCTGCGCGCGGCCCTGAAGAACTCGGGGGCGCAGGTGGAACTGCTGGCGGACGGCTCGCTGGTGGCCACGGTCATGCCCGAGCGGGGCACCGCCACGGATCAGGCGGCGGTGGCGGCCCGCTCCGCCCTGTCCTTCAAGGAGCACTGGCCCGAGGCCTCGGTGGTGCTCGTCACCGGCGTGGGGCAGCTCAACGAGCGCTTGCCGGTGGGAAACGCCATGGATAGGGCCGGAGAGCTGCTGCGCAACGTGGGACCGGAGCGCGGAGCCGGCCCGGTGGTGATGGACGAGGTCACCGCGGGGCTGCTGGGCCCGGGCTTCCAGCTGTCACGCGTGGAGCAGGGCATGTTCGTTCTGCGGGGCGAGCAGCTCGGCGTGGACGAGTCCCGGCTGTTGTTGGGCAAGCCCACGCCGTGCGTGGGCCGGGATCAGGAACTGTCCCTGCTGGAGATGACCTTCCAGAGCAGCGCGGAGGAGTCCACCGCGAAGGCGGTGCTGGTGACGGCGTCGGCGGGGACGGGCAAGTCCCGGTTGCGCCATGAGTTCCTGCGCCGCATGGAGCGCAACACGCCGCGGACCCTGGTGTTGCTGGGGCGCGGGGATCCGATGAGCGCGGGCGTGGCCTCGGGCCTGCTCGGGCAGGTGTTCCGGCGGCTGTGCGGCATCGTGGAGGGCGAGCCCCTGCGGGTGCAGCGCGAGCGGTTGCGCGAGCGCATCTCCCGCTACCTGCCGGAGGATCGGGCCGAGGGGACGGTGGAGTTCATCGGCGAGCTGTGCGCCGTGCCCATGCTCGACGAGGACGACGTGTTGATGCGCGCCGCGCGCAATGATCCGCGGCTGATGAGCACCCAGGTGGAACGGGCGCTGGTGACCTTCCTCGAGGCCGAGTGTGCCCAGCACCCGGTGTTGCTGGTGCTGGAGGATCTGCACTGGAGCGACGCGCTGACGGTGCGGCGGGTGGACGCGCTCCTGAGGGATCTGGCCGAGCATCCCTTCGGGGTGCTGGCCCTGGCGCGGCCCGAGGTGAAGGACTTGTTTCCCTTCCCCTGGACGCGGCGCTTCCAGGAGGTGCCGTTGCAGGGCCTGAGCCGCAAGGCGAGCGGGCGGCTCGTCCGAGAGGTGCTGGGAGCCCGGGTGGAGGAGAGCGTGGTGCGCTGGGCGGTGGAGATGGCCGACGGCAACGCGCTCTTCCTGGAGGAGCTCATCCGCGTGGTGTCCGAGGGGCGGGGGACGGAGGCGCCGGAGACGGTGCTGGCGGTGCTCCAGGCGCGCTTGATGCGGATGGAATCCGGCGTGCGCCAGGTGCTGCTGGCGGCCAGCATCTTCGGCCGCGACTTCTGGACGGGAGGCGTGAGCGAGTTGTTGGGCGATCAGGCCGCCAAGGCGATGCTGGAGGGGCACCTGCGCGCGCTCGTGGACCAGGAGGTCATCGAGCCGCGCTCCGACAGCTCCCTGCCGACCGAGACGAGCTACCGCTTCCGCCACGCGCTCCTCCAGGAAGCGGCCTATGGCCTGCTGTCCGACGTCTACCGTCCGGAAGGCCACCGGCTGGCGGCCACCTGGCTGGAGCGGATGGGCGGGGTGGATCCGCTGGTGCTCGCCACGCACCATCAACGGGGCGGGCAACCCGAGCGCGCGGTGCACTACTACTCCCTGGCGGCCGAGCGGCTCTTCGCCCTGTACGATCTGCCGGGGACGATGCGGTGCGTGGTGGAGGCGCTGGCCTGCGGGGTGGAGGGGGAGCGCTCCGTCCACCTGCGCGCGCTCCAGGCGGTGGTGGCGTTCTGGATGGACGATCTGGTGCGCTCGCTGTCGCTCGGCTCCGCGGTGTTGGACGAGCTGGAGCCCGGCAGCCGGCTGTGGTGCTGGCTGGTGGGCGGACAGATCGTCGGGGGCGCCTACCTGGGGATGGACGCGGAGAAGGCGGCCCGGTTGAACGCCAGCCTGTGGAACACCACGCCCCTGCCCGATGCCGTGGACGCCCACCACTGGGCCCTGGCGTGTCTGGGCCTGTCGCTCGTCTACTCGGGGGCGCGGTGGGAGCTGGAAGCGTGGCTCGAGCGGATGCGGGGCATGGCCAAGGAGGGGGTGGCGAAGGCCTGGACGCGCTACCTGGATGGTTTCTTCCACTACCTCTTCGAGCCGCGGCCCTGGACGGCCTTCGTGCTGGCCGAGGAAGGCACGCGCTTGTTCCGCAAGCTCGGCATGGAGCGCGACGCGCTCATCGTGCAGACCTGCATGTCCCTGGCGCAGGGGGCCGCGGGCGACGCGCCTGGGGCCCTGGAGTGCATGCGCGAGTTGCTGGCCACGGGACGGCGGTTGGAGGAGCACCTCGTGGTGGGCTCGGCCCTGGCGTATCGCAGCGTGCTGCTGGCCGGCAGCGCGGATCCGGAGCACCGCCGGGAAGCCCATGTGTTGGCGCGCGAGGGGCTGGACGATGGTCTGGCCTTGTTCCGCCAGGGCGTGTCGCATGCCGTGCTGGCGAAGACCTGGAGCGATCCGGAGACGCTGGCGGAGGCCGAGGCGCATGCGCGCAAGGCCTGTGGGCTCTTGACGCCCTTCCAGGCGGACGTGGTCTTCGCGCGGAGCGTGCTGAGCGGCGTGCTGCTCGCCCGGGGCAATGTGGCGGAGGCGCGGGAAATGGCGGTGCTCGGAGTGCACGAGCTGGAGCGCAACCGCGCCCAGGGCGTCTACGCGGTCGCCATGTACCTGGCGCTGGCGGAGGCGTGCCTGCGAGAGGGAGACCGGGCGCGGGCCGAGTCCTCGCTGCGCCAGGCCCTGGAGTGCGTGCGGGCCCGGGCCGCGGACATCCCCGAGCCCGCCCACCGCGTGCGCTTCCTGCGCCAGGTGCCCGAGAACGCCCGGGTGGTGGCGCTGGCCCGGGAGTGCTGGGGAGACGCCAGCGTGGAGGGGCTCTCGTGA
- a CDS encoding phosphate ABC transporter substrate-binding protein produces MRWSPRRPLLLPLVLLALLGGCRRPTSSGEKASAPAPGSLGTVTVKGSDTLVVLGQRWAEQFMKDHPGARIQVTGGGSGTGIAALINGTTDIAMSSRPLQDAEKQQARQRWPRGPVELAVARDGITFYVHESNPVDSLSLAQLQAIYLGDTRNWKDVGGADAPIIVYSRESSSGTYVFVKDEVLKGQDFTERAQTLPGTAAVVNAVSLEPHGIGYGGVAYARGVKELKVRVGEQGEAVPPTPATLQSGAYPLSRELYFELPREPTGLTRTFIDYVLSPEGQRLVTDAGFFPVK; encoded by the coding sequence ATGAGATGGTCCCCCCGCCGCCCGCTGCTCCTCCCGCTCGTGCTGCTCGCCCTGCTCGGCGGATGCAGGCGCCCCACGAGTTCTGGCGAGAAGGCGAGCGCTCCGGCGCCCGGCTCCCTGGGCACCGTCACCGTGAAGGGCTCGGATACGCTCGTCGTGCTCGGACAGCGCTGGGCCGAGCAGTTCATGAAGGACCATCCCGGCGCGCGCATCCAGGTGACGGGGGGCGGCTCGGGCACGGGCATCGCCGCGCTCATCAACGGCACCACCGACATCGCCATGTCCAGCCGGCCCCTGCAGGACGCCGAGAAACAACAGGCGCGGCAGCGCTGGCCGCGCGGCCCCGTGGAGCTGGCCGTGGCCCGCGACGGCATCACCTTCTATGTCCATGAGAGCAATCCCGTGGACAGCCTCTCCCTGGCCCAGCTCCAGGCCATCTACCTGGGGGACACGCGCAACTGGAAGGACGTGGGCGGCGCGGACGCCCCCATCATCGTCTACTCGCGCGAGAGTTCCTCGGGCACCTATGTCTTCGTCAAGGACGAGGTGCTCAAGGGCCAGGACTTCACCGAGCGCGCCCAGACGCTGCCGGGCACCGCGGCCGTGGTGAACGCCGTCTCCCTCGAGCCCCATGGCATTGGCTATGGCGGCGTCGCCTACGCCCGGGGCGTCAAGGAATTGAAGGTGCGCGTGGGTGAGCAGGGCGAGGCGGTCCCCCCCACCCCCGCCACCCTCCAGTCCGGCGCCTATCCCCTGTCGAGGGAACTCTACTTCGAGCTGCCCCGGGAGCCCACGGGGCTCACGCGCACCTTCATCGACTACGTCCTGTCCCCCGAGGGGCAGCGGCTCGTCACCGACGCGGGCTTCTTCCCGGTGAAGTAG
- a CDS encoding DUF2780 domain-containing protein yields MDFIGQLSQQLGVDSNQAQGLAGSLLKLVQGTVKEKISPEAADQMGRSIPEMQTWQQQAQPQPEAGGGLMGALGGLLGGQAQGSSGGGLMGALGGAVGHAGEIAGIVALLQRFNLDAGKAALVAPLLLDFLKSRLDPKLVSGILTVMPVLTQLTGGNKPPEGGGTPGGGGLGGLLGGLLR; encoded by the coding sequence ATGGACTTCATTGGACAGCTTTCTCAGCAATTGGGTGTGGATTCGAACCAGGCGCAGGGGCTCGCGGGCTCGCTGCTCAAGCTGGTGCAGGGCACGGTGAAGGAGAAGATCAGCCCCGAGGCGGCGGACCAGATGGGCCGGTCGATTCCCGAGATGCAGACCTGGCAGCAGCAGGCGCAGCCCCAGCCCGAGGCGGGTGGGGGGCTGATGGGGGCACTGGGCGGCCTGCTCGGGGGCCAGGCCCAGGGCTCCTCCGGCGGCGGCCTGATGGGGGCGCTGGGCGGCGCGGTGGGACATGCGGGTGAGATCGCGGGCATCGTGGCCCTGCTCCAGCGCTTCAACCTCGACGCGGGCAAGGCGGCGCTGGTGGCGCCCCTGCTGCTCGACTTCCTCAAGTCCCGGTTGGATCCCAAGCTCGTGAGCGGCATCCTCACGGTGATGCCCGTGCTGACCCAGCTCACGGGGGGCAACAAGCCGCCGGAGGGCGGGGGGACGCCGGGGGGCGGAGGTCTGGGGGGCCTGTTGGGCGGCCTGCTGCGCTGA
- a CDS encoding ATP-binding domain-containing protein — MSTPDGELSPEEQAIIAEEEAVLRRVLAAVEGARLRSGHRKQETEDLITRLQELRDDAATAAVADLPHLFFQMDQTRALLERQETARLPELGAPYFAHLRVAGTTGDRDYLLGRTSFADVSADVRIIDWRFAPVARVFYLYGEGDSYEEWFGERLSEGTVKVRRLVVIERGLLSRVQIGTRVLVRGPGGVWRRLGTGWGSQLEGGTGTAVRPGQLGVGRGTQQREGALDVTALLDAEQFEAVNVAADQPLLVLGSAGSGKTTVALHRLAKIAFDEAERYPESRMKVIVPEEGLARLSRRLLAPLGLGKVSVETLDSWAALTARVAFGAKALKPWEDTPPLVAKLKRHPALRRALAARLGVLSSSATALPRLRKRLAELFTDRRFLESVVAHSGGDLPSTAVDETVRHTMLQIATPIAHELEGVDPDRLQTLDGKSLESDTPDELAGTVDVEDLPLLLFLRAQAGSLGAVGRLVHVVLDETEDFSLVELFVVGRLLGEARSCTLAGDEMQQTSTSFAGWPAVLAELGIQDAATCRLQVSYRCPAPITALARQVLGTQAPGEPPTAGREGAPVGLHHFPDEAQAWLFIGEALRDLLEREPQASVAVIASGREQARAFHRVISDMSWARLVLEGDFSFEPGVDVTDVDNVKGLEFDYVVIPDATAQAYPAHDEARRRLHIAITRASHQLWLVSAGVRSPLLAGV; from the coding sequence ATGAGCACGCCTGACGGAGAGTTGTCCCCCGAGGAGCAGGCCATCATCGCGGAGGAGGAGGCGGTCCTGCGCCGCGTCCTCGCCGCGGTGGAGGGCGCGAGGCTGCGCAGTGGCCATCGCAAGCAGGAGACGGAGGATCTCATCACCCGGCTCCAGGAGCTGCGCGACGACGCGGCCACGGCGGCCGTGGCGGACCTGCCGCACCTGTTCTTCCAGATGGATCAGACGCGGGCCCTGCTCGAGCGTCAGGAGACGGCGCGGCTGCCGGAGCTCGGCGCCCCGTACTTCGCCCACCTGCGGGTGGCCGGGACGACGGGGGATCGCGACTATCTCCTGGGCCGCACGAGCTTCGCGGACGTGTCCGCGGACGTGCGCATCATCGACTGGCGCTTCGCTCCGGTGGCGCGCGTCTTCTACCTGTATGGGGAAGGCGACTCGTACGAGGAGTGGTTCGGCGAGCGGCTGTCCGAGGGGACGGTGAAGGTGCGCCGCCTGGTGGTCATCGAGCGGGGGCTGCTCAGCCGCGTGCAGATTGGCACGCGCGTGCTGGTGCGGGGCCCCGGGGGCGTGTGGCGGCGGTTGGGGACGGGGTGGGGCTCGCAGCTCGAGGGGGGCACGGGGACGGCGGTGCGGCCGGGCCAGCTCGGGGTAGGGCGGGGGACGCAACAGCGCGAGGGGGCCCTGGACGTGACGGCCCTGCTGGACGCCGAGCAGTTCGAGGCGGTGAACGTGGCGGCGGACCAGCCCCTGCTGGTGCTGGGCAGCGCGGGCAGTGGAAAGACGACGGTGGCGCTGCACCGGCTGGCGAAGATCGCCTTCGACGAGGCGGAGCGCTACCCCGAGTCGCGCATGAAGGTCATCGTCCCCGAGGAGGGACTCGCCCGGCTTTCCCGGCGGCTGCTCGCGCCGCTGGGCCTGGGCAAGGTGTCCGTCGAGACGCTGGACTCGTGGGCCGCGCTGACCGCGCGCGTGGCGTTTGGCGCCAAGGCCCTCAAGCCCTGGGAGGACACCCCGCCGCTCGTCGCGAAGCTCAAGCGCCACCCGGCCCTGCGCCGCGCGCTCGCGGCCCGGCTCGGCGTGCTGTCCTCGTCCGCCACGGCCCTGCCGCGCCTGCGCAAGCGGCTCGCGGAGCTCTTCACGGACCGGCGCTTCCTGGAGAGTGTCGTCGCCCATTCCGGGGGAGATCTGCCCAGCACCGCCGTGGACGAGACGGTGCGGCACACGATGCTGCAGATCGCCACGCCCATCGCCCACGAGCTGGAGGGCGTGGATCCCGACCGGCTCCAGACGTTGGATGGCAAGTCCCTGGAGAGCGACACGCCGGACGAGCTGGCGGGCACGGTGGACGTGGAGGATCTGCCGCTGCTGCTGTTCCTCCGGGCGCAGGCGGGCAGTCTGGGCGCGGTGGGGCGGCTGGTGCACGTGGTGCTGGATGAGACCGAGGACTTCTCGCTCGTGGAGCTGTTCGTGGTGGGACGGCTGTTGGGGGAGGCCCGGAGCTGCACGCTGGCGGGCGACGAGATGCAGCAGACCTCGACGAGCTTCGCGGGGTGGCCGGCGGTGCTCGCGGAGCTGGGCATCCAGGACGCGGCCACCTGCCGGTTGCAGGTGTCCTACCGGTGCCCGGCGCCCATCACCGCGCTGGCGCGTCAGGTATTGGGCACGCAGGCCCCGGGCGAGCCGCCCACGGCGGGCCGGGAGGGGGCGCCCGTGGGGCTGCACCACTTCCCGGACGAGGCCCAGGCCTGGCTGTTCATCGGCGAGGCGCTGCGGGACTTGCTGGAGCGCGAGCCCCAGGCCTCCGTCGCCGTCATCGCCAGTGGCCGCGAGCAGGCCCGGGCCTTCCATCGTGTCATTTCGGACATGTCCTGGGCGCGCCTCGTGCTGGAGGGAGACTTCTCCTTCGAGCCGGGGGTGGACGTGACGGACGTGGACAACGTGAAGGGCCTCGAGTTCGACTACGTCGTCATTCCAGACGCCACCGCCCAGGCCTATCCGGCTCATGACGAGGCACGCCGCCGTCTGCACATCGCGATCACTCGGGCCTCCCACCAACTCTGGTTGGTTTCGGCGGGTGTGCGCTCCCCCCTGCTCGCGGGCGTCTAG
- a CDS encoding DUF2378 family protein, translating to METRPQLLSRLARCRREQVVPGLFLESVLASAGVYGPEVVEQAHRHIAEDGQLLENYRYPVKAMLEMLDVIGQAAQARGVSYGEALFQSGWTAGSSYVRSSVGRVRAMVSTLSGMHRALEGIPNAAAQAVNFGEHSYRRVTPGSGELRFIQDLIGPAWNTGMVLASVKTAFALEQDQLKYEISVTDEDASSFLVRLDW from the coding sequence ATGGAGACCCGCCCACAGCTGTTGTCTCGGCTGGCCAGATGTCGGCGGGAGCAGGTGGTTCCTGGGTTGTTCTTGGAGTCGGTGCTCGCCTCGGCCGGGGTCTATGGGCCGGAGGTGGTCGAACAGGCCCACCGGCACATCGCCGAGGATGGGCAGTTGCTGGAGAACTACCGCTACCCGGTGAAGGCCATGCTGGAGATGCTCGATGTCATCGGGCAGGCGGCGCAGGCGCGGGGCGTCTCCTATGGCGAGGCCCTCTTCCAGAGTGGGTGGACCGCGGGGTCCTCGTATGTGCGCAGCTCGGTGGGCCGGGTGCGCGCCATGGTGTCCACGTTGTCGGGCATGCATCGGGCCCTGGAAGGCATCCCCAACGCGGCCGCGCAGGCGGTCAACTTCGGCGAGCACTCCTACCGCCGGGTCACCCCTGGCTCCGGGGAACTGCGCTTCATTCAGGATTTGATTGGCCCGGCCTGGAACACGGGCATGGTGCTGGCGAGCGTGAAGACCGCCTTCGCTCTGGAGCAGGACCAGTTGAAGTACGAGATCAGCGTGACGGATGAGGACGCCAGCAGCTTTCTCGTGCGTCTGGACTGGTAG